From a region of the Citricoccus muralis genome:
- a CDS encoding ABC transporter permease yields the protein MSADLLTDTGVLLGRSLRHIARSPDTIITTAVMPIAMMLLFVYVFGGAIDTGGGSYVDYLLPGILTITITMGITYTAYRLFLDLQGGIFERFQSMPIARSAVLWAHVLTSVVATVMSLTIVVGVALLMGFRSGAGVLEWLAVAGILVLLILALTWVAVIAGLSARSVDGVSAFSYPLILLPFVSSAFVPTDSMPGPVAAFAEHQPVTSIVNTVRNLFSGQPVGTEIWIALAWCVGILRLGYALSVLVYRRRAG from the coding sequence ATGAGTGCGGACCTCCTCACTGACACAGGAGTCCTCCTGGGCCGGTCCCTGCGCCACATCGCCCGCAGTCCGGACACCATCATCACCACGGCGGTCATGCCGATCGCCATGATGCTGCTGTTCGTCTACGTCTTCGGCGGGGCCATCGACACCGGAGGCGGTTCCTACGTGGACTACCTGCTGCCCGGGATTCTCACCATCACCATCACCATGGGCATCACCTATACGGCGTACCGGCTCTTCCTGGACCTGCAGGGCGGTATTTTCGAACGCTTCCAATCGATGCCGATCGCGCGGTCAGCGGTGCTGTGGGCGCACGTCCTGACCTCGGTGGTGGCCACGGTCATGTCCCTGACGATCGTGGTGGGCGTGGCCCTGCTCATGGGCTTCCGCTCAGGAGCCGGGGTGCTCGAGTGGCTGGCCGTCGCCGGGATCCTGGTGCTGCTGATCCTGGCACTGACCTGGGTGGCCGTCATCGCGGGCCTGAGCGCCCGGTCCGTGGATGGGGTGAGCGCCTTCTCCTACCCGCTCATCCTGTTGCCCTTCGTCAGCTCGGCCTTCGTGCCGACGGATTCCATGCCCGGCCCGGTGGCGGCCTTCGCCGAGCACCAGCCCGTGACGTCCATCGTCAACACGGTCCGCAACCTGTTCAGCGGTCAACCCGTCGGCACAGAGATCTGGATCGCCCTGGCCTGGTGTGTGGGCATCCTGAGGCTCGGGTATGCCCTCAGTGTGCTGGTCTACCGGCGCCGCGCCGGTTAG